Part of the Candidatus Binataceae bacterium genome, AGGGATCCAAGGCGACCGATTCAGGGTCGGAACCCGCAGTAATGGGCGAACCGGGAACAAACCCGTTAGGCACCCCCGACGTCGGATTAAGCCCTTCACCCGCGACGTTGTTGGTTACTGAGCCGGTAACGTAAATGAAATTGCCGTTCGGGTGCGCCGCCACCCCTTGAGGCGCTCCTATAAACGGTATCGGGGTCGTTGTGCCCACCTTGGTGAGCGCCCCGGTGGTGGGGTTGATGCTAAACGTTATAATTTGTTGGCTCGTGAAGTTCGTCACATAGGCGAAGTTTCCGCTGGGTAACACCGCGATGTCGATAGCCCCACTGCCTGAAGGGACGTTGCCGGTTGAAGTGAGCGAGCCGATGCCGGACCCACTCTGAGTGATGCCGTAGGAGGTAACGGAGCCATCACCGAAGTTGGCCGTATAGAGGAACTTTCCGCTTGGATCTGCGG contains:
- a CDS encoding beta-propeller fold lactonase family protein; this translates as ADPSGKFLYTANFGDGSVTSYGITQSGSGIGSLTSTGNVPSGSGAIDIAVLPSGNFAYVTNFTSQQIITFSINPTTGALTKVGTTTPIPFIGAPQGVAAHPNGNFIYVTGSVTNNVAGEGLNPTSGVPNGFVPGSPITAGSDPESVALDPLGNQLFTVNALSNNVSTFTVDPGTGALSFVENVPTAPALAFPINIAVDPRSTYAYVVGSNLSTGSIESFAIEGGTLVPSVTSVAAGGDPRSVVVDPSGKFVYVAAQPLGSTPGGVLAYSITAPGVLTPIAFSSPPLHATSITVIAVP